Sequence from the Neosynechococcus sphagnicola sy1 genome:
CCACGCCCTGGGCATGGTTGCCAGCGGAAGCGCAGATCACGCCGCGCTGCAGCTGCTCGGGCGTGAGGTGTGCCATCTTGTTGTAGGCGCCGCGCAGCTTGAAGCTGAACACAGGTTGCTGGTCCTCACGCTTCAAAA
This genomic interval carries:
- a CDS encoding pyridoxal-phosphate dependent enzyme: LKREDQQPVFSFKLRGAYNKMAHLTPEQLQRGVICASAGNHAQGVAMSAHKLGTRAVVVMPTTTPQLKVDAVKTLGGEVVLHGE